From the Sphingobium sp. RAC03 genome, the window GCATGGGGCCGGGCACCGGCAATTTCGGCCTGTTCGAAGCGACCGATGCGGACGTAGGCGCGGCGTTGATCGCGGCGGCCGAAGCCTGGCTGCGCACCAAGGGCATGACTCGCGTGCTGGGGCCGATTTCGCTGTCGATCTGGGAAGAGCCCGGCTTGCTGATCCAGGGCCATGATCATCCGCCAACGGTCATGATGGGGCATAACAGCCCGACCTATCAGGCGATGATAGAGGGCGCAGGCTATGCCCCGGCCAAGCAGCTGCTCTGCTACGAGCTGGACATCACCAACCAATTCCCGCCGCTCATCCAGCGGATCGTCGCGTCGGGGCAGAAAAATCCGCGCATCCGCATCCGTAAGGTCGAAAAGGCGAAGTTCGACAAGGAAGCGGCGATCATCCTGTCGATCCTGAACGACGCCTGGGGCAGGAATTGGGGCTTCGTGCCGATTACCGATGCGGAAGTCGCGCATACCGGCAAGAAGCTGAAACCCATCGTGTTCGAAGATCTGATCATGATCGCCGAACTGGATGGCGAGCCGGTCGCCTTCATGATGACCCTGCCAGACCTTAACGAGGCACTCGGGCCGCTCAACGGGGCGCTTTTCCCGTTCGGCTGGCTAAAATTGCTGCGCTGGCTGCGCAAGCCCAAGGTGCGCACCATGCGCGTCCCGCTGATGGGCGTGGTGCAACGGCTGCAATCCTCGCGCATCGCCAGCCAGCTCGCCTTCATGATGATCGAACATATCCGGCTCGACGCGATCGAACATTATGGATCGACGCGGGGCGAGATCGGCTGGGTGCTGGACGATAATCAGGGAATGAATGCGATTGCCGAGGCGATCAACAGCACGGTCAACAAAGTCTATCAGATTTACGAAAAGCCGCTCTGATCAATCCTCGACCGGCACCGCCACCTCGATCGCGCCCGCCGCGATCCGGGCGGTGACGGGCGTTTTCGCCAGCACTTCGCCATCGATCGAGATGCGCTGGGTCGGGCGGGTCGAAATCTTGAACGATTTGCCGGTAAATTCCTGCGTGTGGGAATCCCGGTCGCGCAGCTTGAAGAATTTGGCATACCAGTCCCAGGCGAGCCGGACATGGCTGCGTCCGACCACCGCCTGGACAACGATTTCGCCCGTGTCCACATCGGCATGGTCGGACAATTCGACCCCCCCATGAAAGGGGCCGTTGAGAATACGGACTTCGGTCGACCAGAGCCGATGCTCCTTCTGCCCATCGTCGATCACGAGGCGAAAGGCGCGAAATCCGACCGAACATTTGACCGCCCAGACCAGATAACCGATCCGGCCGAGATAGCGTTTGAGCTTGTGCGGCACGGTCTTGCCGATCATCGGCGACAGACCGAGCGAGGCAGCGTTGACGAAATAGTCGCGGTCGATCATGCCCAGATCAACCCGTCGTCGGCGGCCATGGGCAATCACCTGCACCGCGCCGTCCAGGTCGAGCGGCAAGCCCAATGTGCGGGCAAAGCTGTTCGCGGTGCCGAGCGGCAGTACGGCAAAGACGCAATCCTTGCCCACCAGCTCATCGACCGTGCCCGACATCGATCCGTCGCCCCCGCCGA encodes:
- a CDS encoding diacylglycerol/lipid kinase family protein, whose amino-acid sequence is METKAPLSPVLRPLPREAALIVNAHSRRGQDLYAQAKQKLEEAGVQLVAAHAVEDPSQMDRTVRQAIADGAPMVIVGGGDGSMSGTVDELVGKDCVFAVLPLGTANSFARTLGLPLDLDGAVQVIAHGRRRRVDLGMIDRDYFVNAASLGLSPMIGKTVPHKLKRYLGRIGYLVWAVKCSVGFRAFRLVIDDGQKEHRLWSTEVRILNGPFHGGVELSDHADVDTGEIVVQAVVGRSHVRLAWDWYAKFFKLRDRDSHTQEFTGKSFKISTRPTQRISIDGEVLAKTPVTARIAAGAIEVAVPVED